A region of Candidatus Latescibacterota bacterium DNA encodes the following proteins:
- a CDS encoding GAF domain-containing protein — protein sequence MIPGTENMFTGDSGEATYLFLILLISLASIARIAVLRKGKSIRPIMAVMAGFLVLTVSRATLVACTPGGNPIKSIISLIFGLAGIYLLLTCVATGRREDDYSLWNPRFVLAGASTGLIFGAVLFIFTGERQAGSVLIQSLVSFMVFAPIGLWAGVYWQRERLRMGGTGLFLVAVAFMASASSIGGLVWSGVVGQEHFWAQLFSLLDIAGMFLYLVTFVFESVPGRRPVSHRDKEAVHSFSTELIASTGKVGIRAVDLSMKIIGGERESKVYHSIVEAVSEETSAEFVLLRTYDRTDEIFNTTGYMLDGKYRTESQFQAVLSKSKLAHFCNEESASGVGFLLNREDLGEDSDAFLPEGLKWTTGEIVVVPIKNDGLLTGFFTAGFFRTEPRAEVIDTLRIYSANVIEVIAREGMKRKVRESRKALSDCREELDAANKLKSNFLSVVSHELRTPLTSVKAYNETLLENVETIEKETIKNFLSVMGEENERVIKLVDNMLSYSSMETGHLNVEKSLCNLNSIIKKSLEASESQLMKGRIDTDLKLPRKDVKLEADPELISQLMSNLISNAVKFTPESGKVSVSLEEEASGVRIVVQDTGSGIPEDQLEKIFERFHQVDASDTREFGGSGLGLAICKNIVEWHDGRIWVENVKEAGARFVVILPMKDIIVRQASNSGTIGSVRFERERYLSLLVEMISEFLQARKASIMMLGEDRKTLNVIAAKGLDPEFVENTKIEIGERIAGRVILEGESYHVFDIEKDGKVGRVNNSAYYGTNSFISIPLKDGNEVVGVLNVSDNVEGREFTRADKEILEAFSGIISRMLKKLDAFEKVSLNFEQLKDAMKSILHIREIWGSRNLNNYTLIALGVGRRLDLGEDSMTALRMGMNMYDLGMMKIPRSIRVKKEELSEGEWKVLREHTNLGYTLLSPMGLDERIMKMVRCHHEYFDGSGYPDGLLREEIPVEARILGVIDAFRALISLGPYRRAFTIDEARNEIIRSSGTKFDPQIVGAFVKVLHELGARDGDGEMNLDAVEQELEEMRKEYEETGKR from the coding sequence ATGATACCGGGAACCGAAAATATGTTTACAGGCGATTCGGGTGAGGCGACCTACCTGTTCCTTATACTGCTCATTTCCCTCGCTTCGATCGCCCGAATAGCCGTTCTAAGGAAAGGGAAGTCGATCAGACCGATAATGGCGGTCATGGCGGGATTCCTCGTGCTTACCGTTTCGCGTGCGACGCTTGTCGCGTGTACGCCGGGAGGAAACCCGATCAAGTCGATCATCTCTCTCATTTTCGGGCTCGCCGGGATATACCTGCTTCTCACTTGTGTTGCTACGGGGAGAAGAGAAGACGATTATTCGCTCTGGAATCCCAGATTCGTTCTGGCGGGGGCCTCAACGGGATTGATCTTTGGTGCTGTGCTGTTCATTTTCACCGGGGAGAGACAGGCAGGCTCGGTGCTGATACAGTCGCTTGTCTCGTTCATGGTATTTGCTCCGATCGGTCTCTGGGCCGGGGTCTATTGGCAGAGGGAAAGACTGAGGATGGGTGGGACCGGACTCTTTCTGGTCGCGGTGGCCTTCATGGCGTCAGCCTCGTCGATCGGCGGACTCGTATGGTCGGGTGTGGTTGGACAGGAACATTTCTGGGCACAACTTTTCTCCCTGCTGGATATTGCGGGGATGTTCCTCTACCTTGTCACCTTCGTCTTCGAGTCAGTTCCAGGACGGAGACCTGTGTCACATCGAGACAAGGAAGCCGTACACTCTTTCAGTACGGAACTTATAGCTTCGACCGGGAAAGTCGGTATCCGGGCAGTAGATCTAAGCATGAAGATCATCGGAGGAGAGAGAGAGTCAAAAGTCTACCATTCGATCGTAGAAGCGGTCTCGGAAGAGACTTCGGCTGAATTCGTCCTCCTCAGGACCTATGACAGGACGGACGAGATATTCAATACGACAGGGTATATGCTTGATGGAAAATACAGGACCGAATCGCAGTTCCAGGCCGTTCTCTCGAAGTCGAAACTGGCTCATTTCTGCAATGAAGAATCCGCATCAGGTGTGGGCTTTCTGCTGAACCGTGAAGATCTGGGTGAAGACAGCGATGCATTTTTGCCCGAAGGACTCAAGTGGACAACCGGGGAGATCGTCGTTGTTCCAATAAAGAACGATGGACTGCTCACGGGATTCTTTACGGCAGGCTTTTTCCGCACCGAACCGCGAGCCGAAGTCATTGATACATTACGGATATATTCCGCTAATGTCATTGAGGTCATTGCGAGGGAGGGGATGAAGAGGAAGGTGAGGGAAAGCCGGAAGGCTCTCTCGGATTGTCGCGAGGAACTCGATGCTGCGAACAAGCTCAAGTCGAATTTCCTCTCGGTAGTCTCTCACGAACTCAGGACGCCACTCACTTCCGTCAAGGCCTACAATGAGACCCTTCTTGAGAATGTGGAAACGATTGAAAAAGAAACTATAAAGAATTTCCTCTCTGTGATGGGTGAAGAGAACGAGAGAGTGATCAAGCTGGTCGATAACATGCTCAGCTATTCAAGCATGGAGACAGGCCACCTGAATGTAGAAAAATCCTTATGCAACCTGAATTCCATAATTAAAAAATCGCTCGAAGCATCAGAAAGCCAATTGATGAAGGGCAGGATCGATACCGACCTGAAACTTCCAAGGAAAGACGTCAAGCTGGAAGCTGATCCGGAGTTGATCTCGCAGTTGATGAGCAACCTCATCAGCAATGCCGTCAAGTTTACACCCGAATCCGGAAAGGTGTCCGTCTCCCTTGAAGAGGAGGCTTCCGGTGTGAGGATAGTGGTGCAGGACACAGGGAGCGGTATCCCGGAAGACCAGCTCGAGAAGATATTCGAACGATTCCATCAGGTCGATGCAAGTGATACGAGAGAGTTCGGTGGGTCCGGACTGGGCCTGGCAATATGCAAGAATATCGTCGAATGGCATGATGGAAGAATATGGGTGGAGAACGTGAAGGAGGCCGGGGCTCGTTTCGTCGTCATACTTCCGATGAAGGATATCATCGTCCGGCAGGCGTCCAATAGTGGGACCATAGGTTCAGTAAGGTTTGAAAGGGAACGCTACCTGTCGCTTCTCGTCGAAATGATATCAGAGTTCCTGCAGGCCAGGAAAGCGTCTATCATGATGCTTGGCGAGGACAGAAAGACCTTGAACGTGATCGCAGCAAAAGGCCTCGATCCAGAATTCGTCGAAAATACGAAGATCGAGATCGGGGAAAGAATCGCGGGCCGCGTGATCCTGGAGGGCGAGTCATATCACGTCTTCGACATAGAGAAGGACGGCAAGGTCGGCAGGGTGAACAACAGCGCCTATTATGGCACCAACTCGTTTATATCGATTCCATTGAAAGACGGCAATGAAGTGGTCGGCGTCCTCAATGTGAGTGATAATGTAGAAGGAAGAGAGTTCACCAGGGCCGACAAGGAGATCCTGGAAGCCTTTTCCGGGATAATCTCGAGAATGCTGAAAAAACTTGATGCCTTCGAAAAGGTGTCCCTGAACTTCGAACAGCTCAAGGACGCGATGAAAAGCATACTTCATATCCGGGAGATATGGGGAAGCAGGAACCTAAACAACTACACGCTTATAGCTCTCGGGGTCGGCCGCAGGCTGGACCTGGGCGAAGATTCGATGACCGCTCTTCGGATGGGGATGAACATGTACGATCTTGGCATGATGAAGATCCCCCGTAGTATCAGGGTGAAGAAGGAAGAGTTGTCGGAGGGGGAGTGGAAAGTACTCAGGGAACACACCAATCTCGGATATACGCTTCTTTCCCCTATGGGACTCGATGAACGAATCATGAAGATGGTGCGATGCCATCATGAATATTTTGACGGAAGCGGATATCCCGACGGGTTATTAAGGGAAGAGATCCCTGTCGAGGCAAGGATACTCGGAGTGATAGACGCGTTCAGGGCGCTGATATCGCTCGGACCGTATCGCAGGGCATTTACGATCGATGAGGCCAGGAACGAGATCATCAGGAGTTCCGGTACAAAGTTCGACCCGCAGATAGTCGGCGCATTCGTCAAGGTCCTGCACGAGCTCGGGGCGAGGGACGGTGATGGGGAAATGAACCTCGACGCAGTCGAACAAGAACTCGAAGAGATGAGAAAAGAATACGAAGAAACAGGTAAACGGTAG
- a CDS encoding response regulator, with translation MKKGKVLVVDDEVNITQILEFSIGSEGYEVLTASNGEEAIDKARREQPDLIILDIMMPRIDGYEACRILKANPITKNIPVVLLTAKGRDIDKRLGYEVGASDYIIKPFSPNKLIERIHELLVTSSK, from the coding sequence ATGAAGAAGGGAAAAGTCCTTGTCGTGGACGATGAAGTCAATATCACTCAGATCCTGGAGTTCAGTATCGGGTCGGAAGGTTATGAGGTGCTGACGGCATCGAACGGAGAAGAGGCGATCGACAAGGCGAGACGCGAACAGCCGGACCTTATCATCCTCGATATCATGATGCCGAGAATAGACGGGTACGAGGCATGCAGGATCCTCAAAGCGAATCCGATCACGAAGAATATCCCTGTGGTACTGCTTACTGCCAAGGGAAGGGATATCGACAAGCGTCTGGGTTATGAAGTAGGAGCGTCTGACTACATAATCAAGCCGTTCAGCCCTAACAAGCTGATCGAACGGATACACGAACTGCTCGTGACTTCGTCTAAATAG
- the priA gene encoding primosomal protein N' → MGKSPAYPRFVDVALPVPVDRTFTYNVPLELCESISAGARISVPFGKRKMVGYALSFPDEAPAGLGTKDIVAVIDQPPMLTGPILELAAWMAEYYVQPMGIVLKAVLPASIRGAGRKKGGDELAERFPEEPERPELNPDQTQVFEAVVKSISEGRGERFLLAGVTGSGKTEVYLRCIEEVLAAGRSAIVLVPEIALIPQSTSRFQRRFGGKVSVLHSRLTGPQRSTIWKKAASGEVRVIIGPRSAVFVPVRDLGIIVVDEEQDSSFKQEEKPHYSAIRAAEFRSRNENAALLLGSATPSLESWHEASSGGITSFRLNDRPTGGGMPEVEVVDMREKEGLFSEELLGAAEDCVDRNEQGIILINRRGHANYVQCRSCGWIARCPHCSISLTYHSRGNSLICHYCGHMESTPGRCPRCGEFGVIQKGAGTQRVEMELQNLVPSARVLRMDLDTTKGKTGHLDLLESFGRGEADILMGTQMVAKGHHFPNVTLVGILSADDGLNFPDFRAAERTFQLLSQAAGRTGRGKKGGRVIIQAFAPDHFIYDYIQAHDFDGFATTEIELRRQLRYPPVTSLMLFTLSSRSMTVAAETAERVMEALVASGAAGGDGILGPTPALIEKLRGNYRFHVLARGEIGFADRKVLAAAARKAMTGAKGVDIQWNVDPVNLF, encoded by the coding sequence ATGGGAAAAAGCCCGGCATACCCGCGTTTCGTCGATGTAGCGCTACCTGTCCCAGTCGACAGGACCTTCACATACAATGTGCCACTCGAACTGTGTGAATCGATTTCTGCCGGGGCCAGGATATCCGTTCCTTTCGGAAAGAGAAAGATGGTGGGGTACGCGTTATCCTTTCCGGATGAGGCTCCTGCCGGTCTTGGAACGAAGGATATTGTTGCGGTTATCGACCAGCCGCCAATGCTCACCGGCCCGATCCTCGAACTCGCCGCATGGATGGCGGAATATTATGTCCAGCCGATGGGTATAGTGTTGAAGGCTGTCCTTCCCGCAAGCATCAGGGGGGCAGGAAGAAAGAAGGGCGGCGACGAACTGGCGGAGAGGTTCCCTGAAGAACCGGAGAGGCCGGAACTGAACCCCGACCAGACACAGGTCTTTGAAGCGGTCGTGAAAAGTATCAGTGAAGGTCGGGGCGAGAGGTTTCTCCTTGCCGGAGTCACCGGGAGCGGGAAAACCGAAGTATATCTCAGGTGTATCGAAGAAGTCCTGGCAGCTGGCAGGAGCGCGATAGTACTTGTCCCGGAGATCGCTCTTATCCCCCAGTCAACGTCGCGTTTTCAGCGCCGGTTCGGTGGGAAGGTATCTGTACTTCACAGCAGGCTTACCGGCCCCCAGCGCTCGACGATATGGAAAAAGGCCGCGTCAGGGGAGGTCCGTGTGATCATCGGACCCCGTTCGGCTGTCTTTGTCCCGGTCCGGGACCTCGGCATCATAGTGGTGGACGAGGAACAGGATTCATCGTTCAAGCAGGAGGAGAAACCACATTACAGCGCGATAAGGGCGGCGGAGTTCCGAAGCCGCAATGAGAATGCGGCACTTCTCCTGGGTTCGGCAACGCCTTCACTTGAGAGTTGGCACGAAGCGTCATCGGGCGGCATCACGAGCTTCAGGCTTAATGACAGGCCGACGGGTGGCGGTATGCCTGAAGTCGAAGTCGTCGATATGCGTGAAAAGGAGGGTCTCTTCTCCGAAGAACTTCTTGGCGCAGCCGAGGATTGTGTCGACAGGAACGAGCAGGGGATCATTCTCATCAACAGGCGTGGGCACGCGAACTACGTTCAGTGCAGGAGTTGCGGATGGATAGCGAGGTGTCCCCACTGTTCGATATCTCTTACATATCACAGCCGCGGTAACAGTCTGATCTGCCACTATTGCGGCCACATGGAATCGACGCCGGGCAGGTGTCCCAGGTGCGGTGAGTTCGGGGTGATACAGAAAGGCGCGGGCACGCAAAGGGTCGAGATGGAACTTCAGAATCTCGTTCCCTCGGCAAGGGTGCTGAGGATGGACCTCGATACGACCAAGGGCAAGACAGGACACCTCGATCTGCTGGAAAGCTTCGGCCGGGGAGAGGCAGATATTCTGATGGGTACTCAGATGGTCGCGAAGGGCCATCATTTTCCCAACGTCACTCTGGTTGGGATACTTTCTGCAGATGACGGGCTTAATTTCCCCGACTTCAGGGCCGCCGAACGGACATTTCAGCTTCTCTCCCAGGCAGCCGGCAGGACCGGGAGGGGGAAAAAAGGAGGAAGGGTCATTATTCAGGCCTTCGCGCCGGACCATTTCATATACGATTACATTCAGGCGCATGATTTCGACGGTTTCGCCACCACCGAGATCGAGCTCAGAAGGCAACTGAGATATCCTCCCGTGACTTCACTGATGCTGTTCACTCTTTCGTCAAGGTCGATGACCGTGGCTGCCGAGACGGCGGAAAGGGTGATGGAGGCCCTTGTCGCATCGGGTGCGGCAGGTGGAGACGGAATCCTTGGCCCCACACCCGCCCTGATAGAGAAACTCAGGGGAAATTATCGATTTCATGTCCTGGCCAGAGGGGAGATCGGTTTCGCGGACAGGAAAGTCCTCGCAGCGGCTGCGCGTAAAGCAATGACAGGCGCAAAAGGCGTGGATATCCAGTGGAATGTTGATCCTGTAAACCTTTTCTAA
- a CDS encoding tetratricopeptide repeat protein, giving the protein MKTNRILAAVMIFLLLGIYACKSVETRSAMLRNQEKNYDKAIVLGKTAVENNPYDAQAYYELGYAYSLKEDPDMEKAYEYFRKSAQYDPEKETLCEESIGSNWATHFNLGILEYQSDNLVGASKEFEQATLADPRKVKGWLNLAMAFNAIVKEDSTYQEALYSATEKVMSLVETGDPNYGKVLALSGRVMIMKGDEDKAAEIFERLLIDDPTHAEEIERAGNDYLRQENYAGAIRMFEMAEKGYLETETENPDLYYNVGVCYLRLKMYLEAAEAYQQVIMYQPDNLRAFYSRLLAYYQGEFWDESIMYGQEYTETVAPEDPRGWQILGLTYSKKNMKELAEQAIKKFQDLSGH; this is encoded by the coding sequence ATGAAAACTAACAGGATATTGGCAGCGGTCATGATCTTTCTGCTTCTCGGTATCTATGCCTGCAAGAGTGTAGAGACCAGGAGCGCTATGCTGCGTAACCAGGAAAAGAATTATGACAAGGCCATTGTGTTGGGAAAAACGGCGGTCGAGAATAATCCATATGACGCGCAAGCATACTACGAGCTCGGTTATGCTTACAGCCTCAAGGAAGATCCTGACATGGAGAAGGCCTATGAATACTTTCGCAAGTCGGCCCAATATGATCCGGAAAAAGAGACGCTATGCGAGGAAAGTATCGGTTCCAACTGGGCGACACATTTTAACCTCGGAATACTCGAATATCAGTCCGATAACCTGGTTGGCGCCTCGAAGGAATTCGAGCAGGCGACCCTTGCCGATCCAAGAAAGGTAAAAGGCTGGCTGAATCTGGCTATGGCCTTTAACGCCATCGTAAAAGAGGATTCGACGTACCAGGAAGCCCTCTACTCTGCTACCGAGAAAGTGATGAGCCTGGTCGAGACGGGCGACCCGAATTACGGCAAGGTCCTGGCACTTTCCGGTCGCGTGATGATCATGAAGGGCGATGAGGACAAGGCGGCCGAGATCTTCGAGAGGCTTCTCATCGATGATCCCACTCATGCCGAAGAGATCGAGAGAGCGGGGAACGATTATCTGCGTCAGGAGAATTATGCCGGTGCTATCAGGATGTTCGAGATGGCTGAGAAGGGATATCTTGAGACTGAAACGGAAAACCCTGACCTCTATTACAATGTGGGTGTGTGTTATCTGAGGTTAAAGATGTATCTGGAAGCGGCGGAGGCCTACCAGCAGGTCATCATGTACCAGCCGGATAACTTAAGAGCTTTTTACAGCAGGCTTCTCGCTTATTACCAGGGAGAGTTCTGGGACGAGTCGATTATGTACGGGCAGGAATACACGGAGACCGTGGCGCCTGAGGACCCGAGGGGATGGCAGATACTGGGCCTGACGTACAGCAAGAAGAACATGAAGGAACTGGCTGAGCAGGCGATCAAAAAGTTCCAGGATCTTTCGGGACATTAG
- the rho gene encoding transcription termination factor Rho gives MDIAELKKKKIDELMEMAVELNIEEASSLRKQELIFKLLETHSKQNGLIYNQGVLQVLPEGYGFLRSPSYNYLPGPDDIYISPSQIKKFSLRTGDTVYGQIRPPKESERYFALLKVEAVNGENPDKARKKTLFDNLTPLYPDKMIDLEHDPKDLSTRVMNLMTPIGKGQRALIVAPPRTGKTVLLQKIANSITVNHPEIVLIVLLIDERPEEVTDMERSVHGEVISSTFDEPADRHVHVSDMVIEKAKRLVEHGKDVVILLDSITRLARAHNSVVPHSGKILSGGVDSNALQRPKRFFGAARNTEEQGSLTIIATALVETGSRMDEVIFEEFKGTGNLEIVLDRRLSDKRVWPAIDILRSGTRKEELLLEEKVLTKVYILRKFLSDKSSVEAMEFLLEKMVRTKTNSKFLSSMNA, from the coding sequence ATGGATATTGCCGAACTGAAAAAGAAAAAGATCGACGAACTCATGGAGATGGCGGTCGAACTGAACATCGAGGAAGCCAGCAGCCTTCGCAAGCAGGAGCTCATCTTCAAGCTCCTGGAAACACATTCCAAGCAGAACGGACTGATTTATAACCAGGGCGTGCTGCAGGTGCTTCCTGAGGGATACGGATTCCTCAGATCTCCATCATACAACTATCTGCCGGGACCTGACGACATCTACATCTCGCCGTCACAGATCAAGAAATTCTCTCTGCGCACCGGGGATACGGTATATGGTCAGATAAGGCCCCCGAAGGAATCGGAGAGGTATTTCGCTCTCCTCAAGGTGGAGGCTGTCAATGGAGAGAATCCTGACAAGGCCAGGAAAAAAACGCTCTTCGACAACCTCACCCCTCTTTATCCTGACAAAATGATCGATCTGGAACACGATCCAAAAGACCTTTCCACGAGAGTCATGAATCTTATGACGCCGATCGGCAAGGGCCAGCGAGCACTCATCGTTGCTCCGCCGCGTACGGGAAAGACGGTCCTTCTGCAGAAGATCGCCAACTCTATTACTGTCAATCACCCCGAGATCGTGTTGATCGTCCTTCTCATAGACGAGCGTCCGGAAGAGGTGACCGACATGGAGAGGTCGGTGCACGGCGAAGTGATCAGTTCGACCTTCGATGAACCGGCCGACAGGCATGTCCATGTAAGTGATATGGTGATCGAGAAGGCGAAGAGGTTGGTAGAGCATGGGAAAGATGTGGTTATCCTTCTCGATAGTATCACAAGGCTGGCAAGAGCCCATAACTCGGTCGTGCCTCACTCGGGCAAGATCCTTTCAGGTGGTGTAGACTCAAACGCTTTACAGAGGCCGAAAAGGTTCTTTGGTGCGGCGAGAAACACAGAGGAGCAGGGCAGCCTGACAATCATCGCTACAGCTCTTGTGGAGACCGGGAGTCGGATGGACGAGGTCATCTTTGAGGAGTTCAAGGGCACAGGCAACCTTGAAATAGTGCTGGACCGCAGGTTGTCAGACAAGAGAGTCTGGCCAGCGATCGATATATTGCGGTCGGGGACCAGGAAGGAAGAACTTCTTCTCGAAGAAAAGGTTTTAACCAAGGTCTATATATTGAGGAAGTTCCTGAGCGACAAGTCAAGTGTAGAGGCGATGGAGTTCCTGTTGGAGAAAATGGTGAGGACGAAGACGAATTCTAAGTTCCTCTCATCGATGAACGCCTGA
- the rpmE gene encoding 50S ribosomal protein L31, protein MKKDIHPEYKKTNISCLCGNVIETRSTQEEISVEICSNCHPFFTGKQKLIDTAGRVERFQRKYGDYRKKSAEKKS, encoded by the coding sequence ATGAAAAAAGACATTCACCCGGAGTATAAGAAGACAAATATCAGTTGTCTGTGCGGCAACGTCATCGAGACGCGCTCGACGCAGGAAGAGATCTCGGTTGAGATCTGTTCCAACTGTCACCCCTTCTTTACGGGCAAGCAGAAGCTTATCGATACGGCTGGACGCGTTGAGAGGTTCCAGCGTAAGTATGGGGATTACCGCAAGAAATCAGCTGAAAAGAAAAGCTGA